A portion of the Ardenticatenales bacterium genome contains these proteins:
- a CDS encoding sigma-70 family RNA polymerase sigma factor, whose amino-acid sequence MHVADPLLTDTLLLQRMAAGDGVSFDTLFYRYYDRVYGVLFRLLGNRVEAEDMTQEVFLTLYQKPPRGRAQEEHNVGAWLYRVATNMGYNYIRSRQRRWQRNVLLVPGVDPSQATAWDSDPAQQVERRETAGLVRRALATLPRRQVQLLLLRQMGLSYAELAQVCQVSPTSVGTLLARAATAFRRAYDEARQVVPGQEVEADEENGRSF is encoded by the coding sequence ATGCATGTGGCTGACCCATTGTTGACCGATACCTTGCTGCTGCAGCGCATGGCGGCGGGGGACGGCGTTTCGTTCGATACCCTCTTTTATCGTTATTATGATCGCGTCTATGGTGTGTTGTTTCGTCTGTTGGGCAATCGAGTGGAGGCGGAGGATATGACGCAGGAGGTTTTCTTGACGTTGTACCAGAAGCCGCCGCGCGGGCGCGCGCAGGAGGAGCATAACGTCGGGGCGTGGCTGTACCGGGTGGCGACGAATATGGGTTACAACTACATTCGCAGCCGCCAGCGGCGCTGGCAGCGAAATGTGCTGCTGGTTCCGGGGGTGGATCCCAGCCAGGCGACGGCATGGGATAGTGATCCGGCGCAGCAAGTGGAGCGGCGAGAAACGGCGGGGTTGGTGCGCCGGGCGCTGGCGACCCTGCCCCGGCGCCAGGTGCAGTTGCTTTTGCTGCGGCAAATGGGTTTGAGTTACGCGGAACTGGCGCAGGTTTGCCAGGTGTCGCCGACATCGGTGGGGACGCTGCTGGCGCGCGCGGCCACGGCGTTCCGGCGGGCGTATGACGAGGCGCGGCAGGTTGTGCCTGGCCAGGAGGTAGAAGCAGATGAAGAAAATGGACGATCATTTTGA